GTCGGAACGAGCGGTTGTAGTTTAGATGAACTTGAAGAAGCAAAATCAGTGCTTAGGCTAGCTCCGATCTGGTTAACTTGCTTGGTTTACGCGGTTGTGTTCGCGCAGTCTCCAACTTTCTTCACTAAACAAGGAGCCACAATGGAGAGATCAATCACACCGAGTTACAAGATCTCTCCGGCGACCCTCCAGTCCTTCGTCAGCCTCTCTATAGTCATCTTCATCCCCGTGTACGACCGTGTACTCATCCCGATCGCAAGATCATTTACACATAAACCAGGAGGAATCACTATGCTTCAGAGAATAGGCACTGGCATTTTCCTCTCTTTTCTTGCTATGGTGATAGCCGCTCTAGTGGAGATGAAAAGGCTTCAAACGGCTGCGGATTACGGGCTCATCGATTCACCAGACGTTACGGTTCCAATGAGTGTGTGGTGGTTAGTTCCTCAGTATGTTCTCTTTGGTATCTCGGATGTTTTTGCAATGGTGGGTCTTCAAGAGTTCTTCTACGACCAGGTCCCTAGCGAGCTGAGAAGCGTGGGATTGGCTCTGTACTTGAGCATATTCGGTGTTGGTAGCTTTCTCAGTAGTTTCATGATATCAGTTATTGATAAAGCGACGAGCCGATCAGGTCAAGTGAGTTGGTTCGCGAATAACTTGAACAAGGCTCATCTGGATTACTTTTACTGGTTACTTGCTTGTTTCAGCTTCATTGGCTTAGCCTCTTACTTGTATTTTGCAAAGGCCTACGTCTCTAAGAGGATCAACACGCTTTAAACACTATATCTCCTGTGTTAAAATGTTGCAGGTAGCCAGGTACTCcctttctctatctctctctaatgTTTCATCACACTATTTAATACTATCCCATGTTGAATCATGATCAGATTAGTTATATAGATGTTCATTTAATTATATTGCTTGTAATGCACGTTTTAGggtacttttaaaccataaaatgtTTATGCAAGTATGCATATGTTATTTGTAATGCACATAGTTTTCCATGTTTGTGGTATAGTCTTTACATGGTCTTATATATATCATTTGCACCTTATGAACAATGAATATGTATATCAGTATATCCATACAACACTTTTCTCATTCTTAGACTTGATCTACCCGGCGATAAACATACAACCTGGAGAAGAACAAAAACGCTAGGAACCCAACGGCGGTGAAAGCAGCGAGCAACCAGTAAAAGTAATCGACATGGGCTCGGTTCAAGTTAGTGTTGAACCAGCTATCTCCACCATCTTTTCCGGTAACCCAATCAATCACAGTGATAAGCATACCACTCAAGAAGCTCGAAAGACCCATTGCACTCAAAGAAAGCGCTAGACCAATGCTCCTTAACTCCGTTGGAACTTGGTCGTAGAAGAACTCTTGTGTACCCACTAGCGAGAACACATCAATCATCCCGAGTAGCAAATACTGAGGAACGAACCACCATATCGACATGGGGATGGTTGCGTCCGGTCTATCCACAAGTCCATATTCCTTAGCCGTCTCGAGCCGTTTCATTTCTACCAACGCAGCAACCACCATGTTGAAGCTAGAGAGTACCATTCCAGCTCCAATTCTCTGGAGCATCGTGATCCCAAAAGGCTTCTTGGTAATGTATCTAGCTAACGGGAGGAATACACGTTCATAAGTTGGGACTGAGATGAGAATCGAAACGCCGATAAACGACTGAAAGGATGCCGGAGGGATTTCCAAACCCGGCAAGATTTTTCTGTCCACTGTGACGCCTTGCTTTGTGAAGAAAGTCGAGTATTGAGCGTACGGAATCGTGCTTATGACCGATGTGATCCATATTGGTATAAGCCTTACCAAAGCCATTGCGTCTTCCACGTCCTTTATACTACATGGCTCTGCACCTCCTTCTCCTGATAGCAACGCTTTCGCTAGGAACCTTGAAGTCAAAATGAAATAAGTCGcattcaaaatataagaaaagatACAAACCTTAGGGATGCATAAAACTTACTCAAGCCAACCTTTACGTTTCTGTGATGAACCATCCTCTAATAGACCTTGACTCAAACCTGAATCTGACAAGTTCAGTTTTCTGTTCTTGTAGGCCGCAACAAAAACTCTTCCAATCCTCGCAAAAGcgttcttcttctccttgtggTTACCTCTTGGGTACCTGTAAGTTTTTCTTCCGACCAAGAAGAGAGCAAGAGCCATAACCATGAACAAACAAGGGATCCCAAAACCAAGGGCCCAGCTAACATTGTCTTGAACGTAAACCACCACAAGAAAAGATAAAGTGATTCCGGCAGATAAAGTCATGAACCACCAGTTGAAAAATGATCCTCTAGATATTCTCTCCTTTGAATCTCCCGAGTCAAACTGGTCCGCACCAAACGCTTGAACACACGGCTTGTGACCCCCTTGTCCGATCGCCACCATGTACAGAGAGCAGAAGAAAAGTATATTCACCCAGAAAAACGATTTAACGGTATCGTTACGTTGCTCGGATATTCTTATTAAGATTAAGAAAGCCGACAAGGTCAATAGTCCTAGTCCCTGTAATAACAATTCCCAAAATTTACAAGGCGTTATTGGTTATATATAACGacgatatattaatatattctcACTGATTTAAAAGCCATTGTGGTTTTAACATTTgtattttaaacttaaaaacacttgcaaatattttcaaatattcaacatttactaaactatttttttttaactcaaactAATATTTACAAGTCTTTAGACAAATAGCACATGATTTAGaagatttttttcatataaataacgATCTAGTAAGATCACAtgattttgtttagttttttttttaacaattaaaatataccaatcAGACTAAAAATTGGGAGTGGGAGAGGGAACCTACGAGTATGTAGATGAGTGAAGCCACAACAATGGTGTGATAACGACCAAGATATGCGTCTGCTATGAAAGCTCCTAAGACAGGAAGCATCGAGGCTGTTCCTGACCACGTGTTGACGTTTACGGCGGCGGTCGCCGTGGATTGCCCCAGAGGTCCGGTGAGGTAAGTAATTAAGTTGGAGGCAATACCAAAGTACGCAAATCTTTCTCCTACCTCCACACCTGAATTTTtttcaaggaaaaaaaaacgaaactcgtaaaatattttcaagaaaaaaatgaaactcgtaaaaaattcaagaaaaaataTGGAACTTACCAATAATATACCAGGCGGATCTCCATCCGCCGGTGGAAAGTTTTCCGGCGGGAAATCCATGGTGGTCTACGGAATCGCTAACATAATCTTCTATAAGTGCGACTTCTTCCTCAGGCGTCGCCATTTCTCGTATCCGCAGAAGTTAGGAATCACTTTGGAGACGATGAGGAGACTGAATTTTAAGCTATGATCCGTCCGTTCGTCTTACGCaactaattattttaagaaGACTTAATCAGTTATGATATATtcgtttatttataat
This region of Brassica napus cultivar Da-Ae chromosome C5, Da-Ae, whole genome shotgun sequence genomic DNA includes:
- the LOC106401282 gene encoding protein NRT1/ PTR FAMILY 5.16, with translation MATPEEEVALIEDYVSDSVDHHGFPAGKLSTGGWRSAWYIIGVEVGERFAYFGIASNLITYLTGPLGQSTATAAVNVNTWSGTASMLPVLGAFIADAYLGRYHTIVVASLIYILGLGLLTLSAFLILIRISEQRNDTVKSFFWVNILFFCSLYMVAIGQGGHKPCVQAFGADQFDSGDSKERISRGSFFNWWFMTLSAGITLSFLVVVYVQDNVSWALGFGIPCLFMVMALALFLVGRKTYRYPRGNHKEKKNAFARIGRVFVAAYKNRKLNLSDSGLSQGLLEDGSSQKRKGWLEFLAKALLSGEGGAEPCSIKDVEDAMALVRLIPIWITSVISTIPYAQYSTFFTKQGVTVDRKILPGLEIPPASFQSFIGVSILISVPTYERVFLPLARYITKKPFGITMLQRIGAGMVLSSFNMVVAALVEMKRLETAKEYGLVDRPDATIPMSIWWFVPQYLLLGMIDVFSLVGTQEFFYDQVPTELRSIGLALSLSAMGLSSFLSGMLITVIDWVTGKDGGDSWFNTNLNRAHVDYFYWLLAAFTAVGFLAFLFFSRLYVYRRVDQV